The genomic interval atatggattgacgccacacggaggaagggagataatcgcggctgaaaacactggagaagataaggaagagttacttggtagtggatcccgacaacaacaacaacaacaacaaaatcggttcagcgtgcacagcgctgcgcgctgagagcacatgttgaaatatctcatcgatgaggttgtgtccggggtgtagctgaatacagtgtccaaatttgaaaaagatccaccgagaactttggccgtgcatcgcgaacagacagacagacagacagacagacactagtcgtatatatagatatgtcctGTTTACCAAAATAATTATCACAATTatgaaaataggttaattaagTACTCAATTAAACTTTTTAGAAATCAATGCACAAAGgagtttatcttattctttatcaaaTGCAGAGccttccgtttcattctgtgagttcgacagattgacttaatgtagtaattttgccttccGCGACCTGTTGTTTTTAGATTAAGTTACATTAGGTCTTCTTCGGCCAAACTATAGACTTACTACATACCAGTAAGAATAGCTGAAAGAGATACTACTCACTGTATTGATCCGACTGTTTGGGGAGAGATTTGGTTGATTTTGACGAATCAGAAGAATctggggaatccactgtacATGTAACTTAATCTAGGTGCACATCGCATGATTTGCTTTAAACACACACCACGACTATGGAACTCAATAAAATCAAAGCAAACAAAGGAGGTTCGGGGCGCTCATGCCTCTTAGATGTTGGCAACAAAGTACATGTAGTTGAGATGCGTCGCCTATGACGCGGCCCCTAAGCTATTACGTTcaccacatacacaaataagGCAACTAACTCCTAACACAAACAAAGCTTTCCAACAAGTGCTTTCTTTGCTTATTTTTCCACGTGTAAATAAGCTTTTACAACACTTCCTTTTTGCAAATTGAAGGCAGTACGTCCTCCTATGCGGCATCATTCTTTGCAACGTAGAATATGGTATGCCTGTATAACTTGGGAAGCTATCTGAGGGCCAGCTTTTTCCTTTGGTTATAAGCCCTTTAAATTTGTCAGCAAATTGTCTGTTACAGGACAAGCTGCAGCCAGTTctgacagtgatacctggctgaaggAAGAGGCAGGAGAAGGACAAGCTACAGTCAGTGctgacagtgatacctggctgaagaaAGAGGCAGAAGAACAAGCTACAGCCAGTGctgacagtgatacctggctgaagaaAGAGGCAGGAGAAGAACAAGCTACAGTCAGTGCTGACAGGGATACCTGGCTGAAGAAAGAGGCAGGAGAAGGACAAGCTACAGTCAGTGCagacagtgatacctggctgatgAAAGAGGCAGGAGAAGAACAAGCTGCAGCCAGTGCTGACAGTACTTTGAAGACAACAATCATGGAAGCGGATAACCAACCATCTGTGATCTCTCAAAAGCGTAAGAGAGTGACAAACCCAAGGCACAACCTCTTGTCTGAGTCGGAGAAAAAACGGAGACGCAGGGAAAATCAGCGTGTCCAAAAGACAAAAGTAATTTCTATCGGAAAACAGGTGAAAAGATGGATTGAGCTGAAGAAAAGTCTCGGTCTGACAAATCCAAGTTTGGCAGAACTCCTTCTCGACACGTACGTTGttgtaatttctttctttctttctttctttctttatttggtgtttaacgtcgttttcaaccacgaaggttatatcgcgacgagttgTTGTAATTTCTGCTTAttgctttttcttttcttttgttattaATTCACGTGTATTTTTCTCATCATGCATGCTTGCGTTTGTGATCGACATCAGGAAatgtaaccggcacggttggcctagtggtaaggcgtccgccccgtgatcgggaggtcgtgggttcgaaccccggccgggtcatacctaagactttaaaattggcaatctagtggctgctccacctggcgtctgacattatggggttagtgctaggactggttggtccggtgtcagaataatgtgactgggtgagacatgaagcctgtgctgcgacttctgtcttgtgtgtggcgcacgttaaatgtcaaagcagcaccgccctgatatggcccttcgtggtcggctgggcgttaagcaaacaaacaaacaaacaaacaaaaaatcaggaAATGTAAGACTGATACTGTACTATGTTGTACTactataaaaaacgctggcgctggacccgagtactcttcagactggcttgctcccccagtatgaaagtttttgtcttgtgcacgtggatttaaaaaataaaaataaaattttttattttatttattttacacaattaaaaaaattattagagtaaaataaaacatgaaaacgttcataataaacaatagtaaacaagaattttaaaaaaaaaaaattagaccgcccatgccgggaatcgaacccggttcactttggccatagtcggaaacgctttccaccaagccaACATATTTGAcattcgccagtgaactcaatAATGCCTATAGTCCTcgcgcagtggtacacgcacgcaaagcacgcacgcacgcaaagcctggtgtggtgtcgctggcttggctgggcggtttatcagccgaacggctgttctatcccaccgcgaatttataaaaaataaaaaaaaatagaccgcccatgccgggaatcgaacccggatcactttggccatagacgaatcgctttccacccggatcacttggattaaaaaaaaaaaaattaaaaaaaaattatttatttattttacacgattaaaaaaattattagagtaaaataaaacattaaaacgttcataataaacaatagtaaacaagaatttattaaaaaagaaaatttaaaaaaatttaaaaaatagaccgcccatgccgggaatcgaacccggatccctttggccatagtcggaaacgctttcctccaagccaacaaatctgacgttcgccagtgaactcaaatgcctatatTCCTCGCGtagtggtacacgcacgcaagtaaacaagaattaaaaaaaaataaaaaaaataaaaatagaccgccaatgccgggaatcgaacccaggtcacttggattaaaaaaaacaaaacaatttttttaatttattttacacaattaaaaaaaatattagagtgaactaaaacattaaaacgttcataataaacaatagtaaacaagaatttaaaaaaaaaataaaaaaaatatagaccgcccatgccgggaatcgatcccggatcactttggcgataggcggacgtgattcgcaccagctagctggctgttccattagctgcacggcagttgtactcccaccgccaaacctccccccgttaagagtcgtttttgtggaatatttcgcatttaggtcccaggtaacattatgaagttttaatacgatcaatcggacctattatcaagttagtgtatcaacttttgaaagaactgcgcccagtagtttcccagcaataagctgttaagtcgagacagacagacagacagacacacacacacacacacacacacacacacacacacacacacacacacacacacacacacacacacagacacacaattaaagtctgctggaccctcctactgcgtactcggggataaagggTAACCCTACAAGTAAAGTACAAAGTACTTGCTCAGTCTTTGCATATTACCATTGGCATTGTAAATTGAACCATTCTGATCGCTGTGGAAAATAGCATACACAAAAACGTTTGCATAACTGCAATGTCTAgaggttgttttttgtgtgcattctTTTTCTTGCTAAGAATAGAAACAAATGTGCATTAGATTTAAAATTATCAAGCACTATCTCAGTGTCTGCATGTGTCACTTGGCAATGGTATACATCATCACGATCATGTGCACATTGTACCCCAcattgtatataattatatatatcccttgacctcccttctttgtctctgtaaatgtactctaggtatatttcttgtatttccattgttctcttgttacatctatgatgtaactattgcactcttataacacataaaatagtggataaataagggtgcacgaaatacatcatagctggctctactttctgtcgtccttgacattccaaaatttaaatgcacatgtacctatcgaccggatgtgcaaggggtaaccacgcttttgagaacttgcgcAAGAGTCGTTCAGTGCTATAGCTGAGTTGTCTcgacttgccgagactatcatcacAGCGTCATTGATTTCATGACGTCTGTCGTCCATTGCGTCATATTCTGAGGACGTACTCTGTTCTGTTTCCTTCCAttctcttgtgatcaacatgacaagccgtatgtgtttgggtgtgtgtgctcgttGGTGCCGGCTCTTTCAActaaaacagaagtcaaactagcaatcgttaaaaacccagtccgtTCGACCAGCACTGCTATGTTCAGGCTATGCTCTTGTGAAGTTACAAGCATGCTCGTACACACgcccttatcggtacatcatcgactacgatTGTTCTTTGGACAAGCTGgcgagtatttctagctcttctgcggCACAGTAAGCCCAatagacgatgaaggtgtccaagatctcaggagatgcgtgtgtaacGACTAGATATTCAGTCAAATCCGCgtaagaggctttcaactgACGGGGACAACCGAGCCACCATTttgcaccgacttgacatagatcaggaaacagacgtgcctttagaataaggtatgtgcagaggtgcctcatctgaacagacaactaaagcttgatgtttccgtcacactttgtcttttagatcttcatgagatatataggttacaacactcgtgattttttatatgtcttgtatttcagtcaagacccagcgggaatatcaaagggactcactcgccagaggctcgtgagtcccttcatatattcatccgctgggccttgactgaaatacaagccatataaaaaaccacttgtcttgtaacctctatatatacAATATATATCATTATACTGTAGTGATGTACACCTACACCAGCAAACCCGAACACTATTGATTTACCATCCGCCATTTACTGTTTCCGttcaatgtatatatatatatatattatatatatgcattgtaatgtttgtgtttgtgtttttcagtTATGAAACTACAACTTACAGTTCAACTACAAGGATGGTACATACAGAGCATGACGCTGTACCACATGTACCTGTTTCTGTTCCAAGCAAGTAAGTGTAACCAAGTTCTAAGCATTAAATAAGAAGATTTTGCTTAGTTcattgaattttatttgtttcaaagagaaaagagaaGTGTGAGTCTGGAAATGTAAGGTACATAGTCAGACTAAAATTAAAAAGCATCCAGTTCCAACTGTGCACGAGAAGTGTGCCTAAATGGAATGCACCCTTTTGTTCCAGCCAGAAATCGCAAAGTTTTAAAGtcgaacccccttttaagactccccaatttaagaccccctcccttatAAGTCCCTCATTTCTAGACTTTctattcatagcctctgtaaatttacccccattttaagactccatccttttTAAGATGTTCTCAGATttatggaggtcttaaaaaggggttccactgtacaagggTAGGACTGATTCGGTGCTCTTCGTGAAACGTAACTCTCAAATCGACATGATTGTCTCCTTGTCACAGGATGGAGGGAGAGGACCCGGCAGTGAAGACGGAGGTGAAGATTGAGATTGATGTCGCTGAAGAGCCACCAGTCTTGGTTTATAACTCAGCAACATACCCATGGTGAGTATCTGTACCCTGTGTTTTACAGCAAGcaaggttgtgtgtgtatgtatgtcttgtgtgtgtgtctgtgggcaTGCGTGCACAGGCGAGCATGTGTTTCTGTAATATCAGGCTAGGGGGGGGAATGGGGGGGTgggtgtgcatgcgtgcgggACAATCTGTGTGCGTGCTGGCACAGGTGAGCATGTGTTTTTGTTATATCAGGCGAGTAGGGAATGGGGCAGGTGTGCGTATGCGCAGGACAATCTGTGTGCGAGCAAACACAggcatgcatgtgtttgtgtgatatcAGGCTAGTAGGGAATGGGGCGGGTGTGCAGGACAATCTGTGTGCATGCGGGCACAggcgtgcatgtgtttgtgtgatatcAGGCCAGTAGGAAATAGGGCGGAGACAGACGGTTAGCAGCTCGTCTGGACGAGCTGCCGCTGAAACTGGTGATGTCTATTGTCAAGGCTTTGAATCTGTGTTTTGCGAAGGGGTTTAATTATTACTCAAAGTCAGTCCCCTGTAACGAGAGTTACTCTTACATGATGTCATACCTGTCAACCCATAAGGTTTTCCTGTATTTTGTATGGGATTTATCCAAATTTAGGTGTGTACGGTCTACAAGGCCTAGCTGTACAGGCAAACCAAATTATAGGGCAACTCTTTTTAACTTGTCATTGCTGTGATCTTGACAACAATAACAGTTTACAcatggtagctcagttggtagagcactggacttgtgatcgaaaggtcgcaggttcgaattcgggccgggacggacacgggtcaactttatgtgcagacccagagacggaagccatgtcccacccccgtgtcatcacaatggcacgtaaaagaccttggtcattctgccataagtgcaggtggctgaatacacctaaacacgcagacacctgggtagcgcgactccgttgctgctagctttccactgggaggaagcgacccgaatttcccagcaatgggacaataaagtaatgaaaatgtaaAATGGAAAATGAAACACACATACTCAGGCATGACATTTGactcagatacacacacacccggGTTGCAGTGTTGGGTTCACGTTGGAGTGATCGACTGCTTGAATACTTAGGTCAGTGTATCCTTTATATAGCCCACTTCCATGGCTTCAGTGACCTTCCCGGTTTCAGATAATTGCATGATCTCTGACCAGTTCTGAATTGAGTTGGATACATGGAGttcttttgaaaattagaaAGTGGAACAAACTTACTAGTAACTTgtttctcttttaattcaatCTATGATTCAATCATCATTTGAGAATTTAACACCAgaaatgatgaattgaaaagcagcaTGAGAGATTATGCAAATGAGGACTAAAAATAGACCTGACAGTGCCTATTCCATTTTCTAAACCTTCTTCCTTTCAACCCGAGTGAACCGTTTTGAAAGTTACCAAATGGAAACAATGTTTTCATTTAAATTCAAATTTTGAGTCAGTAATTATTGATAATTTACCTCAAGACAAGGGAGGCGACtgtgttatttgtgtgtgttatttgtcaGAAATTTTTTAAGCATGGTTATTTTCCGTTCTGTAGTATGAACATTCATTCCCGGGGTAAACAGCTGGTTTTTGTccttttaacatttttttttactgtttgtaAGGGATTGTTACCTTGAATACAGTTTCTAGTCATATTAATACAGGTTGGCCTTGGAAGGGGTTGACAGGTCTGTGATGTGTGTTAACGCATGTGTATATATGATAAAAATCCCAAATTGATACTGACAGTCTCAGGGCTTTAAAAACATGAACACGAAATCGGTGGCATCAGGCTTTCAACAGGGAGTAAGCAACCAAAATTGCCATAAGGGAAAGCTTATAGGATAACATTACTTTACAATACTGCATACATGTAGTTGTTTTTCAAACCAATGTTACGTATACACaatgtatatacacacacatggaaACAGCTTGCATAGAaagtgggttggttggttggtttttgggttttaatgtcaatcaatcaatcaatatgaagcttatatagcgcgtattccgtgggtacagcttgtcgaagagttgtcaacacaggactaacaaagaaactaacatctacagacggacacgaaccctatcacacactagcaaaccctgatacacatacaacaaacaactgtttaacaacaatgtacacatcaatagctaggaccaaacaaaataatattaaacacaaagaaaacacctctcacagagcacagcacaagaatgtcttttggggcacaacacatcacgtcgaacatgaaagtcgcagccagctacgggaagaactgagtcttcaacctactcttgaacgcgtcaagagaggggctctggcgaagctcaagcggcagggagttccagacggaggggcctgcggaggggaatgcacgctgaccagcagatgcgagtttcgaacgagggatgtgaaggcggagtgggtcagcagcagaacgaaggggacggtcggagggctgagacacttgtagaccagagtggacagtttgtaggagattcgggtgttgacagggagccagtgcaaggagcgaagtaggggggtgatgtggtctcgcttcgtcttcctcaacgtcagcctggcagcagcgttctggactcgttgtaggccatgaatggatgaggcggggaggccagccagaagggagttgcagtagtccagacgactgaagatgagggagacaaccagcttgacacaggcgtcgtgggtgaggtagcgacggatggaggcgatgcgtcgtaggtggaaaaagcaggtcttgatgatgaaggagatgtgtgtctgcatggagagagtggagtcgagaaagacgccaaggctcttgacagcaggagagaatggaacagtcgcgtcatccagctggaggtcggtcacagtgagggaagcaatcttctgtcgtgttccaacgagaagggcctccgtcttctcactgttcagcttcaacttgttctcagtcatccagttcttgatgtcagtgaaacaactggagatggatcccaggagatggtcaacgtcctccggcttggctcAGCAGACATAGAAAGTGGGCAGCATGTAAGGTCTAAAGAGGTATTAACCTCTAACTTTATTTTGATAAGTTCAGGATGTGCTTGGTTAGGGGGTGAGGGGATAGCAGTGGTTGTGTAGGTATATGCATTTACATTAACATTTTGTCATAAATATGGAGCTGATGTCAGTCACATTTTGCTTTTACATTAGGTCATCTTTGGCCAAACGAAAACCAAAGGCAAGTAATTCCTAACACAAACTATATTTTGGCATCTGAAAAAGTGCTTTCTTTGCCTATTTTAAGACATTAATTAAGCTTTCCGAACACTTCCTTTTAAAAAGTGAAGGCAGTCCTACGTGGTACATGTAGCATTATTTGCAACGCAGAATATCTTCTGGTACATGTATAACTTGGGAAGCAATATGAGGGCCCAGTTTTTCCTTTGGTATTACTATTTGCACTTTAAATGTGTCAGCAATTTTCTGTTACAGGACAAGCTGCAGCCAGTGCTGACAGTGAAGGACAAGCTACAGCCAGTGCTAACAGTGAAGGACAAGCTACAGCCAGTGctgacagtgatacctggctgaaggGAGAGGCAGGAGAAGGACAAGCTACAGCCAGTGTTGatagtgatacctggctgaaggGAGAGGCAGGAGAAGGACAAGCTACAGCCAGTGctgacagtgatacctggctgaaggGAGAGGCAGGAGAAGGACAAGCTACAGCCAGTGctgacagtgatacctggctgaaggGAGAGGCAGGAGAAGGACAAGCTACAGTCAGTGCTGagagtgatacctggctgaagaaAGAGGCAGGAGAAGGACAAGCTACAGCCAGTGCTGAGATTGATACCTGGCTGAAGGGAGAGGCAGGAGAAGGACAAGCTACAGCCAGTGctgacagtgatacctggctgaaggGAGAAGCAGAAAAATGACAAGCTACAGCCAGTTctgacagtgatacctggctgaagaaAGAGGTAGGAGAAGGACAAGCTACAGCCAGTGCTGagagtgatacctggctgaagaaAGAGGCAGGAGAAGGACAAGCTACAGCCAGTGctgacagtgatacctggctgaagaCAGATACAGGAGAAGGACAAGCTACTGTCAGTGctgacagtgatacctggctgaaggGAGAGGCAGGAGAAGGACTATCTACAGCCGATGctgacagtgatacctggctgaagaaAGAGGCAGGAGAAGGACAAGCTACAGCCAGTGctgacagtgatacctggctgaagaaAGAGGCAGGAGAAGGACAAGCTACAGCCAGTGCTGAGATTGATACCTGGCTGAAGGGAGAGGCAGGAGAAGGACAAGTTACAGCCTGTGCTGagagtgatacctggctgaagaaAGAGGCAGGAGAAGGACAAGCTACAGCCAATGCTGAGATTGATACCTGGCTGAAGGGAGAGGCAGGAGAAGGACTATCTACAGCCGATGctgacagtgatacctggctgaaggGAGAGGCAAGAGAAGGACAAGCTACAGCCAGAGctgacagtgatacctggctgaagaaAGAGGCAGGAGAAGGACAAGGTACAGTCTTTGACTTTCCCAGCAAGTTGAAGAGACACATGCGAACGCATACAGGTGAACAGCCATATCAGTGTGGTCAGTGCAATGCTACTTTTGCGTATTGTAGTACCCTGAagaaacacatgttaacacatacaggtgaGCGGCCACATAAGTGTAGTCAATGCAGTGCTGCTTTTACTCAATTTGATCACCTGaagacacacatgtatacacatacAGGTGAGCGGCCACATAAGTGTGGTCAATGCAGTGCTGCTTTTGCTCGATCCGGTACCCTGAAgaaacacatgttgacacacacatGTGAACGGCCGCATAAGTGTAGTCAATGCAATGATGCTTTTACCGTATCTGTTGCCCTGAAAAAACACATGCTTACACATACAGGTGGACGACCTCATCTGTGTTGTCAATGCAGTGCTGCTTTTGCTCAGTCTTGTGACCTGaaaaaacacatatttacacataCAGGTGAACGACCACATCTATGTAGTCAATGCAGTGCTGCTTTTGCTCGATCTGATTCCCTAAAGAGACACATGCTAAGGCTTGTGACGAAGTGATTGCCCatgtcaataaaaaaaacaagtcgcgtaaggcgaaattactacaattagtcaagttgtcgaactcacagaatgaaactgaacgcactgcatttttacaccaagacaatacagctttgTCACTCCCCGCGAGAAGAAAATCGCTCACTTTtaacgtgcaaaacgcagtgaaattgact from Littorina saxatilis isolate snail1 linkage group LG7, US_GU_Lsax_2.0, whole genome shotgun sequence carries:
- the LOC138970744 gene encoding uncharacterized protein, with translation MEGEDPAVKIEIDVAEEPPQSWFMTQQHTHGQAAASSDSDTWLKEEAGEGQATVSADSDTWLKKEAEEQATASADSDTWLKKEAGEEQATVSADRDTWLKKEAGEGQATVSADSDTWLMKEAGEEQAAASADSTLKTTIMEADNQPSVISQKRKRVTNPRHNLLSESEKKRRRRENQRVQKTKVISIGKQVKRWIELKKSLGLTNPSLAELLLDTYETTTYSSTTRMVHTEHDAVPHVPVSVPSKMEGEDPAVKTEVKIEIDVAEEPPVLVYNSATYPWTSCSQC
- the LOC138970125 gene encoding uncharacterized protein: MGYNSHVHSESVPEHLLPLLLPESMCSTAFGAKATSNSCLNPDPDIRRPMQPRKLIWSPNVVVHVVRYELNSAFRNSTVEINSLRNCRTLFKSPDLSVRRTEPKLVDMLNDKFGAKQVMKFHSQSYLKRREDEGQATASANSEGQATASADSDTWLKGEAGEGQATASVDSDTWLKGEAGEGQATASADSDTWLKGEAGEGQATASADSDTWLKGEAGEGQATVSAESDTWLKKEAGEGQATASAEIDTWLKGEAGEGQATASADTSSDSDTWLKKEVGEGQATASAESDTWLKKEAGEGQATASADSDTWLKTDTGEGQATVSADSDTWLKGEAGEGLSTADADSDTWLKKEAGEGQATASADSDTWLKKEAGEGQATASAEIDTWLKGEAGEGQVTACAESDTWLKKEAGEGQATANAEIDTWLKGEAGEGLSTADADSDTWLKGEAREGQATARADSDTWLKKEAGEGQGTVFDFPSKLKRHMRTHTGEQPYQCGQCNATFAYCSTLKKHMLTHTGERPHKCSQCSAAFTQFDHLKTHMYTHTGERPHKCGQCSAAFARSGTLKKHMLTHTCERPHKCSQCNDAFTVSVALKKHMLTHTGGRPHLCCQCSAAFAQSCDLKKHIFTHTGERPHLCSQCSAAFARSDSLKRHMLRLVTK